In Thermodesulfobacteriota bacterium, one genomic interval encodes:
- the rpmC gene encoding 50S ribosomal protein L29 — MKKKEARELTPEELRQKEREIRDEIFRLKMKRSASALDNKMLIRNRRKDLARVITFLHAKTEGKAN, encoded by the coding sequence ATGAAGAAGAAGGAAGCGCGGGAGCTGACGCCCGAGGAGCTCCGCCAGAAGGAGCGGGAGATCCGGGACGAGATCTTCCGGCTGAAGATGAAGCGGAGCGCGTCCGCCCTCGACAACAAGATGCTGATCCGCAACCGGCGGAAGGACCTTGCGCGGGTGATCACGTTCCTGCACGCGAAGACGGAAGGGAAGGCGAACTGA
- the rplP gene encoding 50S ribosomal protein L16, with protein sequence MLAPKRVKFRKMMKGRRRGAAHAGNALNFGDFGVKAATAGWITSRQIEAARVAMTRFVKRGGKIWIRIFPDKPITKKPAETRMGKGKGAPEEWVCVVRPGLVLYEIEGVDEATAREAFRLAEHKLPIQTKFLAREG encoded by the coding sequence ATGCTTGCCCCAAAGAGGGTGAAATTCAGAAAGATGATGAAGGGACGCCGCCGCGGCGCCGCGCATGCGGGGAACGCGCTGAACTTCGGCGACTTCGGGGTGAAGGCGGCGACCGCGGGGTGGATCACCTCCCGGCAGATCGAGGCGGCCCGCGTCGCCATGACCCGGTTCGTCAAGCGCGGCGGCAAGATATGGATCCGGATCTTCCCCGACAAGCCGATCACCAAGAAGCCCGCGGAAACCCGCATGGGCAAGGGGAAGGGCGCGCCCGAGGAGTGGGTGTGCGTCGTCCGGCCGGGCCTCGTCCTCTACGAGATCGAGGGCGTCGACGAGGCGACCGCCCGCGAGGCGTTCCGGCTCGCGGAGCACAAGCTCCCCATCCAGACGAAATTCCTGGCCAGGGAGGGATGA
- the rpsC gene encoding 30S ribosomal protein S3, whose translation MGQKTNPYGFRLGIIRSWRSRWYSEKEYASRLQEDLRIRKYVKGRLNHAGVSSIEIERRSNRINILIATARPGIVIGKKGAEIENLKKDLAKFTTKDLSINIIEIRRPETDAQLTAENVAMQLERRIAFRRAMKKTVLSSMKLGAKGIKIQVSGRLGGAEMSRTEWYREGRVPLHTVRADIDYGVAEARTTYGIIGVKVWIYKGEVLPQAPASPAINE comes from the coding sequence TTGGGACAGAAGACGAATCCATACGGTTTTCGGCTTGGGATCATCCGGAGTTGGCGGTCCCGGTGGTACTCCGAGAAGGAGTACGCCTCCCGGCTGCAGGAGGACCTGCGCATCCGGAAGTACGTCAAGGGGCGGCTGAACCACGCCGGGGTTTCCTCCATCGAGATCGAGCGGCGCAGCAACCGGATCAACATCCTCATCGCCACGGCCCGGCCCGGCATCGTCATCGGGAAGAAGGGCGCGGAGATCGAGAACCTCAAGAAGGACCTCGCGAAGTTCACGACGAAGGATCTCTCGATCAACATCATCGAGATCCGTCGTCCCGAGACCGACGCGCAGCTCACCGCCGAGAACGTGGCGATGCAGCTCGAGCGGCGGATCGCCTTCCGGCGGGCCATGAAGAAGACGGTTCTCTCCTCCATGAAGCTGGGTGCCAAGGGGATCAAGATCCAGGTGTCCGGCCGCCTGGGCGGCGCGGAGATGTCGCGGACGGAATGGTACCGCGAGGGCCGGGTGCCCCTGCACACCGTCCGGGCCGACATCGACTACGGCGTCGCGGAGGCCCGCACCACCTACGGGATCATCGGGGTGAAGGTGTGGATCTACAAGGGAGAGGTGTTGCCGCAGGCGCCCGCCTCCCCGGCCATCAACGAATAG
- the rplV gene encoding 50S ribosomal protein L22, producing the protein MEASATAKFMRVSPRKARLVVDLIRGKKIADARTILSLAKKASAVTVKKVLDSAVANAGQTGQIDLDTLYVKSAYVNCGASQRRFRPAPMGRAHKYKRRTSHITIVVDEA; encoded by the coding sequence ATGGAAGCATCCGCTACCGCGAAATTCATGCGCGTCTCCCCCCGCAAGGCGCGCCTGGTGGTCGACCTGATCCGCGGGAAGAAGATCGCCGACGCCCGGACGATCCTCTCCCTGGCGAAGAAGGCCTCCGCAGTCACCGTGAAGAAGGTCCTCGACTCGGCCGTCGCGAACGCGGGGCAGACGGGCCAGATCGACCTGGACACGCTGTACGTCAAGAGCGCCTACGTGAACTGCGGGGCTTCCCAGAGAAGGTTCCGTCCCGCGCCGATGGGGCGGGCGCACAAATACAAGAGGCGGACGAGCCACATCACGATCGTCGTCGACGAGGCCTGA
- the rpsS gene encoding 30S ribosomal protein S19 produces the protein MARSVKKGPYVEEGLARKLAKAAATGDKKVIKTWSRRSTITPEMVGYTFAVHNGRKFMPVFVTENMVGHKMGEFSPTRTFHGHSGDRKAKVKK, from the coding sequence GTGGCGCGATCCGTCAAGAAGGGACCGTACGTGGAAGAGGGCCTGGCGAGGAAGCTGGCCAAGGCCGCGGCAACCGGCGACAAGAAGGTCATCAAGACATGGTCTCGCCGGTCGACCATCACCCCCGAGATGGTGGGATACACGTTCGCCGTTCACAACGGCCGGAAGTTCATGCCGGTCTTCGTCACGGAAAACATGGTGGGGCACAAGATGGGCGAATTTTCCCCCACGCGGACGTTCCACGGGCACTCGGGCGACCGCAAGGCCAAGGTCAAGAAGTAA
- the rplB gene encoding 50S ribosomal protein L2, translating into MGIRNYKPTSPGRRGMSVVTTGELTKKKPERALTESLSGTGGRNNLGEITAWHRGGGHKRKYRIIDFKRDKHDIPAKVAALEYDPNRSARIALLNYADGEKRYILAPTGLSVGDTVMSGAGADIKPGNALQIRNIPVGTLVHNVELKVGKGGQIARSAGAVVQILAKEGKYAHLRLASGEVRLVFMECMATIGQVGNMEHEKASLGKAGRSRWKGIRPTVRGVAMNPVDHPLGGGEGRSSGGRHPCTPWGKPTKGYRTRKNPATDRYIVKRRGK; encoded by the coding sequence ATGGGCATCCGTAATTACAAGCCGACCTCACCCGGGCGCAGGGGCATGTCGGTCGTCACCACCGGGGAGCTTACGAAGAAGAAGCCCGAGCGCGCCCTCACGGAAAGCCTTTCGGGCACGGGCGGCAGGAACAACCTCGGCGAGATCACGGCGTGGCACCGCGGCGGCGGCCACAAGAGGAAGTACCGGATCATCGACTTCAAGCGCGACAAGCACGACATCCCCGCGAAGGTCGCGGCGCTCGAGTACGACCCGAACCGGTCCGCCCGCATCGCGCTGCTCAACTACGCTGACGGCGAGAAGCGGTACATTTTGGCGCCCACGGGCCTGTCCGTCGGCGACACTGTCATGTCGGGCGCAGGGGCGGACATCAAGCCGGGCAATGCGCTGCAGATCAGGAACATACCGGTGGGCACGCTCGTCCACAACGTGGAGCTGAAGGTCGGCAAGGGCGGGCAGATCGCCCGCTCCGCCGGCGCGGTCGTGCAGATCCTGGCCAAGGAAGGGAAGTACGCGCACCTGCGGCTCGCCTCCGGCGAGGTTCGGCTGGTGTTCATGGAGTGCATGGCCACGATCGGGCAGGTCGGGAACATGGAGCACGAGAAGGCGTCCCTCGGGAAGGCCGGGCGCAGCCGCTGGAAGGGGATCCGGCCGACCGTGCGCGGCGTCGCGATGAACCCGGTCGACCACCCCCTGGGCGGCGGCGAGGGACGCTCCTCCGGCGGCCGGCACCCGTGCACGCCGTGGGGGAAGCCGACCAAGGGATACCGGACCCGGAAGAACCCCGCCACCGACAGGTACATCGTCAAGCGGCGCGGGAAATAA
- a CDS encoding 50S ribosomal protein L23 translates to MNISDVIKRPLITEKSTLLKGVSNCVLFAVDSRANKKEVRDAVEKSFKVKVVDVRTMNVAGKAKRRGRTVGLRPGWKKAVVTLKEGDKIEFFEGV, encoded by the coding sequence ATGAACATCTCCGACGTCATAAAGCGGCCCCTCATCACCGAGAAATCCACCCTCCTCAAGGGCGTGTCGAACTGCGTGCTGTTCGCGGTGGATTCCCGGGCCAACAAGAAAGAGGTCCGGGACGCGGTCGAGAAGAGCTTCAAGGTCAAGGTCGTCGACGTTCGCACGATGAACGTCGCGGGGAAGGCGAAACGCCGCGGGCGGACCGTCGGGCTTCGCCCCGGCTGGAAAAAGGCGGTCGTCACCCTGAAAGAGGGCGACAAGATCGAATTTTTCGAAGGAGTATGA
- the rplD gene encoding 50S ribosomal protein L4 — MATVEIVDKERKAAGSAELPDSVFGVEVKPHLLQHVVVAQLAARRAGTHDTKTRKDVSGGGKKPFRQKGTGRARMGTSRSPLLRGGGTVFGPHPRKYDFKVNRKEMKAALCGALTSKAQENRIVLVDDLSLPAPKTKEFLKVASALGLTSALLVVDGAPENLALGMRNLREFKTLPVKALNVYDVLSYDQLVLTRDALEKITEVLGK; from the coding sequence ATGGCTACCGTGGAAATCGTGGACAAGGAGCGAAAGGCGGCCGGCTCGGCGGAGCTCCCCGACAGCGTGTTCGGCGTCGAGGTGAAGCCCCACCTGCTGCAACACGTCGTCGTCGCCCAGCTTGCAGCCCGCCGCGCGGGAACGCACGACACCAAGACCCGAAAGGACGTCTCCGGCGGCGGGAAGAAGCCGTTCCGCCAGAAGGGGACCGGCCGGGCGCGGATGGGAACCTCCCGCTCTCCGCTTCTGCGCGGCGGCGGCACCGTATTCGGCCCTCATCCCCGCAAGTACGACTTTAAGGTGAACCGGAAGGAAATGAAGGCGGCCCTCTGCGGCGCGCTGACCTCCAAGGCGCAGGAGAACCGGATCGTGCTCGTGGACGATCTCTCCCTGCCGGCGCCCAAAACCAAGGAGTTCCTGAAGGTCGCCTCCGCCCTGGGACTCACCAGCGCGCTCCTCGTCGTGGACGGCGCCCCGGAGAACCTCGCCCTCGGGATGAGGAACCTGCGGGAGTTCAAGACGCTCCCGGTCAAGGCGCTCAACGTGTACGACGTGCTCTCCTACGACCAGCTCGTCCTGACGCGCGACGCGCTCGAGAAAATCACCGAGGTGCTCGGGAAATGA
- the rplC gene encoding 50S ribosomal protein L3: MTTGILGKKLGMTQLFDTEGKAVPVTVIEAGPCTVIQRKTAKTDGYEAVQIGFQQTKAQKVDKPMLGHFQKSGKGTFRALQEIRLEGSDPIDIGAEIKVDIFKEGDVVDVMGHTKGRGFAGVVKRWSFRGGRATHGSMFHRAPGSIGASAYPSRVIKNMKMGGHYGNERVTILNLRVVGVQPEKNLLLVRGAVPGAKNSLVFVRRAVKKQGNQGPVRS, from the coding sequence ATGACAACCGGAATACTTGGCAAGAAACTGGGCATGACCCAGCTGTTCGATACGGAAGGGAAGGCCGTCCCCGTCACCGTGATCGAGGCGGGCCCTTGCACCGTGATCCAGCGCAAGACCGCGAAGACCGACGGTTACGAGGCCGTGCAGATCGGATTCCAGCAGACGAAGGCCCAGAAGGTGGACAAGCCCATGCTGGGGCACTTCCAGAAGTCCGGCAAGGGGACCTTCCGGGCGCTGCAGGAGATCCGGCTCGAGGGGAGCGATCCCATCGACATCGGGGCCGAGATCAAGGTCGACATCTTCAAGGAAGGCGACGTGGTCGACGTGATGGGCCACACGAAGGGGCGCGGATTCGCGGGCGTCGTGAAGCGGTGGAGTTTCCGCGGCGGCCGCGCCACCCACGGTTCCATGTTCCACAGGGCGCCCGGCTCGATCGGCGCATCCGCCTACCCCTCCCGCGTCATCAAGAACATGAAGATGGGGGGGCACTACGGGAACGAGCGGGTGACCATCCTCAATCTCCGCGTCGTGGGCGTCCAGCCGGAGAAGAACCTCCTTCTCGTCCGGGGCGCGGTTCCCGGCGCGAAGAACAGCCTGGTCTTCGTCCGCCGGGCCGTCAAGAAGCAGGGCAACCAAGGGCCCGTGAGGAGCTAA